A window of the Hordeum vulgare subsp. vulgare chromosome 5H, MorexV3_pseudomolecules_assembly, whole genome shotgun sequence genome harbors these coding sequences:
- the LOC123452920 gene encoding UDP-glycosyltransferase 91B1-like, with the protein MDALSSSSPPLRIVICPYLAFGHLLPYLELAERLALRGHTVSYVSTARNLARLPPLRPAAAPRVDLVALPLPRVDGLPEGAESTNDVPVADRELHWKAFDGLAAPFEEFLAAACADEGTRPHWIIADCFHHWAAAAALEHKVPCASLLATAAMLAAVPRPPLEHPEADPAVAAVFERAAAARRAVPSYERKAMTQFVTGHGTSSGMSSLQRCILTEKRCTLTAIMSCVEWEPESFPLLATLLGKPVLPLGLLPPLPDGGRRATGTDGADHATVQWLDEQPAGSVVYVALGSEVPLGEEQVRELALGLELAGTRFLWALRKPIGADNDDPLPPGFEERTHDRGLVATGWVPQMSILAHAAVGGFLTHCGRNSLMEGLLFGHPLVMLPIFGDQGPNARQMEAKKVGLQVARDKDDGSFDSHGVASAVRAVMVEGEERRGFVANALKMQAVVGDKELQDRYIDEFVQHLRSYAAAGAN; encoded by the exons ATGGACGCCCTGTCCTCGTCCTCGCCGCCGCTCCGCATCGTAATCTGCCCCTACCTAGCTTTCGGCCACCTGCTTCCGTACCTGGAGCTCGCCGAGCGCCTGGCGCTGCGGGGCCACACTGTGTCCTACGTCTCCACGGCGCGCAACCTCGCCCGCCTCCCGCCGCTGCGCCCCGCAGCGGCGCCGCGCGTCGACCTGGTGGCCCTCCCGCTGCCGCGCGTCGATGGCCTGCCCGAAGGCGCGGAGTCCACCAACGACGTCCCCGTCGCCGACCGTGAGCTCCACTGGAAGGCCTTCGACGGCCTCGCCGCGCCCTTCGAGGAATTCTTGGCCGCCGCGTGCGCCGACGAGGGTACCAGGCCTCACTGGATCATCGCTGACTGCTTCCACCATTGGGCCGCCGCTGCCGCCCTCGAGCACAAG GTGCCATGCGCGTCGCTCCTGGCGACGGCTGCCATGCTCGCCGCCGTGCCCCGCCCACCATTGGAGCACCCCGAGGCCGACCCTGCCGTCGCCGCTGTGTTTGAACGGGCAGCTGCGGCCAGGCGCGCTGTGCCCAGTTACGAGCGGAAGGCAATGACACAGTTTGTCACCGGCCATGGCACGTCGTCGGGCATGTCCAGCCTCCAACGCTGCATCTTGACAGAGAAGAGGTGCACGCTTACGGCCATCATGAGCTGCGTCGAGTGGGAGCCCGAGTCCTTCCCGCTGTTAGCAACGCTCCTCGGCAAGCCGGTGTTGCCCCTCGGCCTTCTGCCGCCGTTACCTGACGGAGGCCGCCGTGCCACCGGCACCGACGGAGCAGACCATGCCACCGTGCAGTGGCTGGACGAGCAGCCGGCCGGCTCGGTGGTGTACGTGGCGCTGGGGAGCGAGGTGCCACTGGGCGAGGAGCAGGTGCGCGAGCTGGCCCTCGGCCTGGAGCTCGCCGGGACGCGCTTCCTCTGGGCTCTCAGGAAGCCCATCGGCGCCGATAATGACGACCCTCTCCCTCCCGGCTTCGAGGAACGCACCCACGACCGCGGGCTCGTGGCCACGGGGTGGGTTCCCCAGATGAGCATACTGGCGCACGCGGCCGTCGGCGGGTTCCTGACGCACTGCGGCCGGAACTCGCTCATGGAGGGCCTCCTGTTCGGGCACCCGCTAGTCATGCTGCCCATCTTCGGCGACCAAGGTCCCAACGCGCGGCAAATGGAGGCAAAGAAGGTAGGGTTGCAGGTGGCGAGGGACAAGGACGACGGGTCGTTTGATAGCCATGGTGTCGCGAGCGCCGTCCGGGCCGTCATGGTTGAGGGAGAAGAAAGGAGGGGCTTTGTTGCTAACGCACTCAAGATGCAAGCAGTCGTAGGCGATAAGGAACTCCAGGATAGGTACATCGACGAGTTTGTACAGCATCTGAGGTCTTACGCCGCTGCAGGTGCAAACTAA